Part of the Cohnella candidum genome, CCGGCAAAACGACGACGCTGAACGTCTTGTCCGCGTTCATTCCGAGCGACGAGCGGATCGTCACGATCGAAGACGCGGCGGAGCTTCAGCTCTGGCAGGATCACGTCGTGTCGCTCGAATCGCGGCCGCCGAATATCGAAGGCAAAGGCGCCATCACGATCCGGGACCTCGTCCGCAACTCGCTGCGGATGCGCCCGGAGCGCATCGTCATCGGGGAGGTTCGGGGCGGCGAAGCCCTGGACATGCTCCAGGCGATGAACACCGGCCACGACGGCTCGCTCGCCACGGGGCACTCGAACAGCCCTCGGGACATGATTTCCCGTCTGGAGACGATGGTGCTCATGGCCGGGATCGAGTTGCCGGTGAAGGCGATCCGCGAACAGATCGCGGGGGCGGTCGACCTGATCATTCAGCAGACAAGGCTCAAGGACGGCACGCGCAAAATTACCAACATCACAGAGGTACAGGGGATGGAGGGCGACGTCATCGTGCTGCAGGACATATTCTCGTTCCGGCAGACGGGCGTGGACGAGCGCGGACGGATCAACGGCAATCTCGTGCCGACCGGCGTGCGGCCGAGGTTTTACGAGCGGCTGGAGACGTCGGGCATCCATATTCCCGCCAGCGTGTTCATTGAGGAGGAGTAAGCCGTGAGCTGGATATTAACGGGCATGGTCGCGATGAGCAGCTTCCTGTTGTTCGCCGCGGTTCTGGGGCTACTCTTCCATACGGACAAGCGGATGGAACGCAGGATGGGGCGCTATTTGGCGCTCAACGACCGCAAGCAGCTGGGGCGCCGAAAGTTCGAACTGCTCGTCCAGCTTCGCGTCTACAAGCAAGCGGTCCGGGACCGCGTGCTCACGAAGAAGCGGAGCGGGCGCCTCGAGCAGATGCTGAACCTCGCGGGCGTGCCGCTGAAGCCGGAAGAATACGTCATGTTTCAATGGATATGTACGGCGCTTGGCGCCGGATTGCTGTATTTGATCGCGGGTCAGGTGTTGCTGCTGGCGGTTGGGGGTGTCGCGGGATTCGCGCTGCCCCGCATGTGGATCGGCCGGAAGCGGAAGGCGAGAATGACGGCTTTCAACGACGGCCTGCTGGATATGCTGACGACGATCATCGGCTCGCTGCGGGCCGGCTTCAGCTTCGCGCAAGCGCTGCGGACCGTCGTGGACGAATCGCAGGGCCCGGTTAAAGAAGAGGCGGAAATCGTGCTGAAGGATATGCAGTACGGCAGCTCTATGGAGGACGCGCTGACCGAGTGGAAGGAGCGGATGCCGAGCGAGGATCTGGACCTGATGATCCAGGCGATTCTCATCCAGCGGCAGATCGGCGGCAACCTGGCGGTGGTGCTGGAGACGATCGTGCAGACGATCCGCGACCGCTCCCGCATTCAGCGCCAAGTGACCACGCTGACGGCGCAGGGGAGGCTGTCCGGCATGGTGGTCGGCTGTCTGCCGTTTGTGCTCGGCGTCGTGCTCTATTTCATCGAGCCGGATTACATCGGAACGCTGTTCCATACTCCGATCGGGATCGGGCTGGTGGCGGCCGGCCTGGTGTCCGGCAGCATCGGGTTCTTATTCATCCGCAAAATCACGACGATCGAGGTGTAGGCCCATGCTGTACGCAGCTTTTTGTATGACCGTTACGCTTGTATTGTACGCCTTTTTCGTCCTTCGCGAGGAACGGGTCCAGCGCAAGAAGAGGAGACTCGCTCTCGTTACGGGCGCCACGGAAACGGTACCTCCTGCGGACGCGCCCACGAACTCCCCGGAAGGCAGCTTGAAAGGGCGCGTGCTGCTTCCTCTGTGGAAGGAATTCCGCCGCTTGTTCAGCCGTACGCTGGAGGAACGCAAGGAAGCCAAGCTGGAGCTGAGACTGCTGCAGGCGGGCCAGCCTTTTCGGATGTCCCCGGTGGATTTCCGGATCGCGCAGCTGACGCTGGCGTTGCTGCTGCCGGGTGTTTGCCTGTTCTATGCTTATTTGCTGGATTCGGGATTCGGCGGTGCGTTGCTGCTGTCTGCGCTGGGAGTGGCCGCTGCCGGTTGGCTGCCGGGACAATATCTGAAAATGAAGTGCAAGACGCGCTGCCGGCTCGCCCTTCGGGAACTGCCGGACGTGCTGGATCTGCTCACGGTCAGCCTGGAAGCGGGGCTCGGCTTCGATGCCGCGCTCGGCAAGCTGGTTTCCAAGAAAGAAGGGGTTCTCGCCGGTGAATTCAGAAGGTGCCTGGAGGAGATCCGCCTCGGCAAAACCCGCCGCGAAGCCCTCTCCGGCGTGCGAGACCGTCTGCCGCTCGACGAGCTGAAGGTACTCATCAGCAGCATCCTGCAGGCAGAGAAGCTCGGCATCGGGATGGTTCAAGTGCTTCGCATCCAATCCCAGGAGGTGCGGGAGCAGCGGAAGCAGCGGGCCGAGGAAGAAGCGATGAAGGCGCCGATCAAAATGCTGTTCCCGCTCGTGCTCTTCATTTTCCCCAGCTTGTTCATCGTCCTTCTCGGCCCGGCGATCATCCAGTTCGTCCAGACGTTCAGCGGTATATAAATTTAAACTTCTATGCCCGCTCCCGCAGAGCGGGCTTCTTTCACGAGGCAGCCCGCGACGGCAAGGTCGAAGATGGCCATGCCCATGGGGCAGAAGAGTACCGGCTCTTCCGGCGGGAAATCCGCAAGCGCGTCCCGGCAGACGAGGTCGGCGAGCGAACGCGTTTGCTGCCGGGTCAGGCCGGCTTCCCGGTGGAGGAGCTCGATGTCCGTGTTTTCGCGGCACACTTCGTCCCAGTCGTCGACGATGACGGCTTGGATATCCTGCAACGCTTCGGCGCGATAGTCCCGGAGAGACACATGGAGAAGCAGGCTGCCCTTGGAAGGCGTCCGGTCGATGTAACGGTTGGAAGACACCGTGCATGTGATGAAAACATCGCACGGTTCATACGCTTCCTCCCAGCTCGAAGCCACGGCCGTCCGGCCGCGCCAGGGAACGGGGATGGAGGACTCATCCACGCCGCCGATGTCGTAGAGCGTGAACCCCTCGATAACGTCGCCGTATAAGGCGGCGCACATCTCGAAGTGGGCGCGCCCGATCGGCCCCCAGCCGATGATCGAGACGCGAAGCTTCTCCCGGGGGCGGGCTTTCAAGTAACGGCCGAGCACGACGCCGCTCACCGCCGCCGTCCGCAGCACGTTCGCCATGCCGCCGTTCAGGATGGCATAGGGCTCGCCGGTGTCCGCCCGATTCAGCACGATGACGCCGTGAGCCCTCGGAAGCCCCCGATCGCGGTTGCCGGGAAAGCTGGCGATCCACTTGATGCCGGCCGTATCGAATTCCCCGCCCAGGTAAGCGGGCATGGCGATGATGCGGTTGCGGGGATCCCCGTACCGCAAATAAGGCTTGATCGGCTGCGCGTAATCGCCGGCCTCTCTCGCAAGCAGCGCTCGTTCCACGCAATCGGCCAACGTGCCCCAGTTGACGCCGAGAGAACGTATATCCCCGTCGTTTAAGATCAACACCCGAAATCCTCCTCCGCAGATGACGGCACGCGGCCGAAATGCCGAATCACCCAATCGTCCGAATACAAGGTATCGAGGTACCGTTCCCCGCGGTCATGGACGATAACCGCGCACACCGCTTGATCCGGGAGCCGGGGCAGCATCCGGCGGACCGACTGGATGACTCCGCCGGAAGAGGGCCCGGCAAGGATCCCCTCATGCAGCGCAAGCGCCCGGCAGCCCGATACCATGTCCCAATCCGATACGTGGACCGCCTCATCCCAGAAGGGCTGCTGCCCGAAGGGCGGCACGATGCCGGCGCCCATGCCCGGAAATCGCCGTACCCCCTGCGTACCTCCCGTGATGGCGCTCGTCTCCGAATCGATCGCGATGATCCGGACCGGAAGCCCCTGCTCCTGGGCGTACCGGGCGCAGCCAAGCATCGTGCCGCACGTGCTGATGCCGCCGAACACGTAATCGACCTTTCCCGCTTCCTTCACGAGTTCCTCCATCATCCCCATTTGCGAACGCCAGTTGTTGTCATTCCCGTATTGATTCGGCCAGAAGCTGCCCGGGATTTCCGAGAGCAGCTGCTGCACCCGGTTCAGCCGAGCCGGCAGGAATTCGCCGGTCGCGGGATCGGGCTGCTCGACCCGGTCGATTTCGGCGCCGAACGCCCGGAGAATGTCGAGGTTGGCCCCGGCCGTCCGCGGATCGACGACGCAGATGAACCGCAGCTTCCGCTGCGCGCATACGATCGCGAGGCTGATCGCCGTGTTACCCGAGCTGGATTCCACGATTACCGATCCGGGACCGATCCTTCCGGTTTTCCAGGCTTCTTCGAGCATGCGCGAAGCGGGACGGTCCTTGGCGCTGCCGCCGGGGTTCAGGAGCTCCAGCTTGGCGAGCACCCGGATGCCGCGCGGATTGGCGAACAGGTTCCTTAGCTCGACCAGCGGCGTTTTGCCGATCGCCGACAGGATGGAGTCGCTCATGGGGTATCTTCTTCTTTGCGGACGTAATGGATTTTGCGGTTTTTAATGGATGGTTTGCCTTTGGGCGCCGCTTCCGAACGGGAGAGATTCACTTTAATGCCGTCGAGCAGGCCGCCGCGGATCATCGCCCCGATCTCCGGAATCTGCTCTTCGACGGCGCTGCGGATCGCCGGGATCAGCACGGCGGGCAGCGTCTGGCTCGTGAGCGTCACCGTCATCGAGCGGCCTTTCATTTCCACGCGGATGTCCGCGTCTTCCGAGAACGGGCGAATGGCTTCCTCGATGTCATACAGGCTGATTTTCTCCCCGTGCTTCAGCTCCGGTCCGAGCCGCTTAACGATCCCTTCGAACGTATAGCGCGGGACGCCGTCGATTTCCATGACGCGGAAAT contains:
- a CDS encoding type II secretion system F family protein, whose amino-acid sequence is MSWILTGMVAMSSFLLFAAVLGLLFHTDKRMERRMGRYLALNDRKQLGRRKFELLVQLRVYKQAVRDRVLTKKRSGRLEQMLNLAGVPLKPEEYVMFQWICTALGAGLLYLIAGQVLLLAVGGVAGFALPRMWIGRKRKARMTAFNDGLLDMLTTIIGSLRAGFSFAQALRTVVDESQGPVKEEAEIVLKDMQYGSSMEDALTEWKERMPSEDLDLMIQAILIQRQIGGNLAVVLETIVQTIRDRSRIQRQVTTLTAQGRLSGMVVGCLPFVLGVVLYFIEPDYIGTLFHTPIGIGLVAAGLVSGSIGFLFIRKITTIEV
- a CDS encoding type II secretion system F family protein, with protein sequence MTVTLVLYAFFVLREERVQRKKRRLALVTGATETVPPADAPTNSPEGSLKGRVLLPLWKEFRRLFSRTLEERKEAKLELRLLQAGQPFRMSPVDFRIAQLTLALLLPGVCLFYAYLLDSGFGGALLLSALGVAAAGWLPGQYLKMKCKTRCRLALRELPDVLDLLTVSLEAGLGFDAALGKLVSKKEGVLAGEFRRCLEEIRLGKTRREALSGVRDRLPLDELKVLISSILQAEKLGIGMVQVLRIQSQEVREQRKQRAEEEAMKAPIKMLFPLVLFIFPSLFIVLLGPAIIQFVQTFSGI
- a CDS encoding 2,3-diaminopropionate biosynthesis protein SbnB, producing the protein MLILNDGDIRSLGVNWGTLADCVERALLAREAGDYAQPIKPYLRYGDPRNRIIAMPAYLGGEFDTAGIKWIASFPGNRDRGLPRAHGVIVLNRADTGEPYAILNGGMANVLRTAAVSGVVLGRYLKARPREKLRVSIIGWGPIGRAHFEMCAALYGDVIEGFTLYDIGGVDESSIPVPWRGRTAVASSWEEAYEPCDVFITCTVSSNRYIDRTPSKGSLLLHVSLRDYRAEALQDIQAVIVDDWDEVCRENTDIELLHREAGLTRQQTRSLADLVCRDALADFPPEEPVLFCPMGMAIFDLAVAGCLVKEARSAGAGIEV
- the sbnA gene encoding 2,3-diaminopropionate biosynthesis protein SbnA; protein product: MSDSILSAIGKTPLVELRNLFANPRGIRVLAKLELLNPGGSAKDRPASRMLEEAWKTGRIGPGSVIVESSSGNTAISLAIVCAQRKLRFICVVDPRTAGANLDILRAFGAEIDRVEQPDPATGEFLPARLNRVQQLLSEIPGSFWPNQYGNDNNWRSQMGMMEELVKEAGKVDYVFGGISTCGTMLGCARYAQEQGLPVRIIAIDSETSAITGGTQGVRRFPGMGAGIVPPFGQQPFWDEAVHVSDWDMVSGCRALALHEGILAGPSSGGVIQSVRRMLPRLPDQAVCAVIVHDRGERYLDTLYSDDWVIRHFGRVPSSAEEDFGC